The Anopheles gambiae chromosome 2, idAnoGambNW_F1_1, whole genome shotgun sequence genomic sequence CGGATCGGATGGCTGCATCTCTTgcaactgttgctgctgtggttcCAGCAAGTCTGCTACATCACAGTGCTGCAAAAATATACCATTCCCCGTGCTTATGCATATATATTTTTACGTATCAGTGATCGTAACCTACCTTTGGTGCTGGTTGGACGTGCTCCTCAAGTATCATGGCCTCCTGGATCACCTGCTGGTTGGTCAGCAGTGGCTGATCAGCAATCGGCACCGGTAGCACCGGCAGGCTCTGTGGTACAGCACTGACCGGAACCGGTTGATGCTCCTTTTGCTGTTCTTCCGATTGCGTCACTATCTCGAGTTCTTGAATGTGTATTATGGTGACATTTTCTAGCGGCTGCTCCTGTACGGTGTGTACATTTTCATTCATCTGCACTATCTGCATCAGAGCACCAGTTTCGCCGCTCACTACATTCATGTTGTTGTCTTCCATGCGCCACAGACTGTTTACGGAAAAGGCAGTTTTTGAAACGCACCAACGCGAAGAGGTCTTTGTTAGGGCTTTATGAAGctaaatagcaacaaaactaatCAATTCTCACGATAGGGAATGAACGACGCGCGAACGGCGAATGCAAACAATAGGCAGGTCACTCCGGAATTATCCCGAATATcgtagtaaaataaaacatttcgaTGAAGACCGCCCATTGTGCATGTTCAGCAGACAGCCGAGGTGAACAGAGCGCGCTTTGtgctgtatgaaccttgaccGAGCACGAAAAGCGCGCGTCAAACGTCaaacacccaaacaaaaatcCGCGCGCATGTTGTCGGAGCACTTTGTCCGTGTTTTTGTGCGAAACAAAAGTGTTTGTATTGTAAATTTTAAAAGTACTCTAGCTAGTTTGTGTGCCCGCTGAGCAATGTCGAAAAGCAAGGAAAAGTTTCCCAGCTCCCCAAACACACTGCACAACTACTTTGCCCGTTCGCCAGCCAGTACGAAGAAACCCCCGGGCGCCAACCCATCAACCCCTACGAGTGCGCTTGCCGCTGGGCCAAAAGCAATCTCCTCCGCCTCCTCCCCTCAAGCCAACAGCGGTACACCGAAAAGCTCGAAAGCAGCCGTAAAGAAGGAAATCGAATCAGCTGGCAAAGAAAAGCGTCCCGCCGTCGTAAAGCCGGACGCCGACGAGGGAGACGACGAGCCGATCGGAACGCAAAAGAAGCGTCGCCGTATCCTGCTGCTGGATGATACATCGGATAATGAGGAGGAGGATGCAGGCGGTCGCAACAACGAGAACAAACcgaacaacaataacaatcagGAAGGGTACGATGAGCAGACGGGGACGAAGCGGTTCGCGCTGCTTTCGACCTTTGAGCGGCCATTAGAAACGGCTGACACGAGCGAAAGGCAGGCAGGCAAGGGGGAGAAACCGCTCGGCGGAACGGACGAGGGACCGGTGCAGAAAAAGATCAAGCTGGAAGCGCTCGCCGAACCGCACGACGAGGACCCCGGAGCCGTGCTGGACGAGCCGACCGTTTGGACGCACCAGAAGCTGGACTTTTTGAAGCCCAACAAAATCAAGGACATTCACGGCAACCGGCCGGGCAGTGAGAAGTACGACAACAGAACGCTGTTCGTGCCCGATTCCTATCTCAACACGCTCACACCGGTAAGATTGAACAAGCCTACCCGGCGCTCTTAAACAAAAGGCATCTTAAGCTCATTTCCTACCACTTTGCTTTTCCACACAGGCCATGCGACAGTGGTGGATCTTGAAGAGCAAAAACTTCGACTGTGTGCTGTTCTTCAAGGTGGGCAAGTTTTACGAGCTGTACCACATGGACGCCGAGGTGGGTGTGACCGAGCTCGGGTTCAGCTTCATGAAGGGAGAGTTCGCGCACTCCGGCTTTCCCGAGGCGGCGTACGACCGCATGTCGACCACGCTGGTGGAGAAGGGCTACAAGGTGGCGCGGGTCGAGCAGACCGAAACGCCGGACATGATGCAGGAGCGGTGCAAGGTCGAACGCACGACCAGCAAGTACGACAAGGTCGTGCGACGCGAGATTTGCCAGATCACCGTTATGGGTACGGAGGTGTTCGGGCAGCAGGTTACCATCACGGCCAACCATCAGCCGCGGTACATGCTGGCCATCACGGAAAGTGGCCGCCAGGGGACGGCGGGCTGTCGGTACGGCGTTTGCTTTATCGACACCTCGATCGGACTGTTCCATCTCGGCGAGTTTGAGGACGATAATCAGCAGTCCCGGCTGCTTACGTTCCTGTCGCACTATCCGCCGGTGCTGGTACTGCACGAGCGAGCTACGCCGTCCGAAGGGATGCAGCGCATCTTCAAAACATTGCTAGCGAACGTCAAGCGGGAAGCCCTCACGGCCGGGACACAGCTTTGGACGGGCGAGAAAACGCTCAAGTATCTGGCGGAAACCGTCTACGGGGGTTCGTCGAGTGAAGGGTCCAAATGGCCAGCGACGCTGCGCACCATGCTGGACGAGACGGACAGTTTGGGATTGACGCCGAAGGAATCGTATCAGCTCGCGCTGAAAGCACTGGGCGGGTGCGTTTGGTATTTGCAGCGATGCCTGCTAGATCAGCAGGTCCTTTCGCTTGCCACCTTCGAGGAGTACGTACCGTTGGATGAGCATAGAGAGACGACGGAGACGATCGCAAAGCGGATAGATGATGCTGCAAGAGCCAAACGGTTCATGGTGCTGGATTCGATCACGCTAAACAACCTAAAGATCGTCGGATCGGAAGGCTCGCTGGTGGACCGGATGGACCACTGCTGCAGCAAGTTTGGCAAGCGACTGCTGTACAACTGGGTGTGTGCGCCGAGCTGCATAAAGGAGGAGATCCTGCAGCGACAGGAAGCCGTGACCGAGCTGATCGAGAACGTGGACTTGCTGCAGGATGTGCGTCAGATACTGGGGCAACTGCCGGACATGGAACGGCATTTGGCGCAGATTCATGGCTTTGGGCTCGCGCTCCGCGACCATCCCGCCCGACGGGCCATCCTGTACGAAGAGCACGTGTACGGCAAGAAGAAGATGCGCGATTTCATCGCCACGCTCAAAGGGTTCCAATCGCTGCTCCCACTGCCCCAAATGTTTGCCAGCGTACACTCGCAGCTGCTCGTTCGCCTCACACAGAAAGCTAACTCCAACCCGGCCGGTGCCTTCCCGTCGATGGAGAAGCAGATCGAATTCTTCGAAAGCTCGTTCGACCACGAGAAGGCACTCAAGAGCGGCAGCATCGTGCCGGAGAAAGGGCTCGACACGGAGTACGAtacgatcgagcaggagatcAAAGATTTGAACGCCGAGCTGGAGGCGTATCTGGCGGAGCAGAGCAAATTCTTTGGCTGTACCGTCAAGTACTTCGGCAACGACAAGAAGCGCTTCCAGCTGGAGGTGCCGGAGGGCAGGGCGAAGAAGGCCACCGGCGACTACACGCTCGAGGGCACCAAGACGGGCAAGAACGCGACGAAGCGGTTCCACACGGAGGAGACGCGTCGCTTCCTGAAGCAGATGATGCTGCTCGAGGATCGCCGAAAATCGGTGCTGAAGGATCTGGCGCGACGAATCTTTGAGCGGTTTTCGCGCGACTACGACATGTGGAAGGGCTGCATCGAGCTGGTGGCCACGCTCGACGTGCTGACGTCGCTGGCGGAGTACGCCCGCACCGAGGGCCTCTCGTGCGTGCCGGTGCTGCTGAGCAAGGACGAAACCATCGGGGGCAAATCGTTCATCGAGATCGAGGAAGGCATCCATCCGTGCCTGTCGAGCGAGGCGGCCGAAAATTTCATCCCCAACGGTACGGCTATCGGGGGCGACGGGAAGGCGAACCTGGTGCTGCTCACCGGCCCGAACATGGGCGGCAAGAGTACGCTCATGCGGCAGGTGGGTTTGCTGGCCGTGCTGTCCCAGATTGGATCGCGCTTGCCGGCCGAAGCCTGCCGCATGACGCTGATCGATCGCATCTTCACGCGGCTCGGCGCGAGCGATGACATTATGGCCGGCCACAGCACTTTCCTGGTGGAGCTGAACGAAACGTCCGCCATCCTGAAGCATGCCACCGCCGACAGTCTGGTGCTGCTGGACGAGCTGGGCCGTGGCACAGCAACGTACGACGGGACGGCCGTGGCCGGTGCAGTCGTCCACTTTCTGGCCGATCTCAAGTGTCGCACCATGTTCTCGACCCACTATCACAACCTGGTGGACAGCTTCCACGAGGATCCACGAATCGCACTGGGGCACATGGTACAGTTGTACGatggagggggaaaaaaggatgTAAATATTATAGTTTTTCTTGTCCTCTTTTAGGCCTGCATGGTGGAAAACGAAGAGGGTGATGATCCCACGCAAGAGACGGTCACGTTCCTGTATCGCTATACCGATGGGGCATGCCCGAAATCGTACGGATTCAATGCAGCCAAGCTGGCGGGAATGCCCACAGCCATCATCAAGCGTGCGTACGAGGTGAGAGCAGTCAGTCGAAGCGTGATTTCGATTTGGAGCTTTCTTAACCGCAATGCCTTCTGTTTTCTCTGCTTTTCCCCCTTCTGTTCTAGCTCTCTAAAACTGTCGAAAAGGAAGCGCTCAAGCGCAAGATACTGATGAAGCTACTCAAGCAAGCGCCACAAAACGAGATCAAGGATCTGGTGGTGAAGCTTAAATCATTCCAGTTTTAAGTGTGTCCGaatggcttttttttaaaaactatCTTCATGTTAACCACTATTAATCCACACCACCATACACCACTCAGTATACGTTTAGACGTTACGTGCCATAAGTACAAATTGCAAACGAATGAAAATACATACGAATTCGCTGCTTCCCGCAggacaaaaccaaacaaaaaaaactgcactgCATTCCTTGTCATTGTCATACGTTTCTTTTATCTACATCAAAAAAGGTAATGTAtttgaaaaatagtttaagtaACATAATTCCCTCCCTTGGCGCGCGGAATCGGTCTGCATCGCCACACGTTGGTGCCGCCTCGCCAGGAGTTTAAAATGGTGTACTGACTACGAAGAAACATATGTAAGTCGATTCCCCTCTTGCAACCGATCCCATTCCTTCGGCTACTATTTCGGTACAGCATTTGCCTACTTGttgccttttcttcttctacttcttcttcttttgtttgtttggaagGAACATAAAGCACTTCTGACTGCCTAATTCCGTTTATCCGTCTGTCTGTTCTGttgcgtctgctgctgctatacTAATTGTTCGCACGCCTGAATACTGTGTGAGCAaagtgtgtgttagtgtgtgtgtgtatatcaACTCCCTCGGAACTCCCCGGTCCGGTGTCCGGTGTAAGCGACCACCACACCATAATTCGTTTGacttgtaaaataaataatatgctAAATAACTAGCTAACTAACATAGTAAGAAGCATCTCGTCGGCGAACTCTGAATGCTACCTGAAAATGAATACTAAAACTCGTTTGTGCTTGTCCGGAGGGGGCACGTGAGCGTCACCCCACCGCACAGATCCTCGCAAATCTACAAGCATcccaaaaggaaaaacaaaggaaCTTTGCTATAACAATACAATATACCGTGCCTGCCTGCCCATTGTTGCAGCCTGCGGGGTCTTAGGTAAATGTGgcgcaaaataaaaacccgaGCGACCCCATCATCCGGACCGGCGAAATGTACGCGCGCCCTCCACGCTCATCGGCTGTCGGCCACCAACGGTTTCTCGGGATTGCGCGCCCTGAAATTGCGCCAGGAGCCGTTGGTGCAGACGCCCGGTCCGCGCCACCACTCGTTGATGTCGTCGTACGATTTGGGCCGCCGGAAGGAGGCCTCATCGTGCAGCATGGCGCAGACCCGGCACCAGTAGTACGTGTTGATGAACTCGCCCGTACCCTTCCACTTGAAGTACGAGTTGTACAGCTCGTCGTTCCGGTCGAGCAGGTGCAGATACTCGGCCAGCTCCTTCGGCGAGCCGAACTCGTCCACGTGGATGTAGGACTTCTGGGGCGAGCTCGCCTCGTAGTCCTCGGGCCGGGCGCCCATCACGATCGGCAGCACGTTGCGCGTTAAGGCATTGACGAAGAACTTCTCCGTGATGTAGTCCTTGCAGTTGGAGTTCTCGAAGGCAAGGTAGAACTTGTAGTCACGGTCCAGTATCTCGAAGCACCGTTCCGCCGTGCTGCGGGAGCACTTGAACGTCCCGCAGGCACCATAGATATCGACCTGGAAGGATTGGCGGGAAAGGggtaaaacaagcaaacaagttAATCCTAATCGCATCGGTACGATAAAGCGATGCTCGTACCTGAATGTACTTCTGGAGCTCGTGAGCATACTGAAGGCGCCCGTTGCGCGCGCCACAGTTGGAAACGAACCAGGCCACCTTGCGCGTCTTGTTGAGCGCGTAGTTGCGATCCTGCTCCACCTGCCGTATGCGAGGATCGAAGTATTCCCACTTTTCGTACGGTGCGACAATATCGCTGTCtttcctgttttgtttttagaagTCAAACATCGTTTCCATTAGATTTCAATGATTTCcaagcaaacaataaaaaaatgggcTTTTGGGCCCGGTTCTAGTGAcgggaaaaatgaagatttcgtcggaatcgattgcgGCTAGCTccaaaatcgattccagaatagACACCGGAATTGGTTCTAGAATCGGCcccagaatcggaattggtttcGAAATAGAAATCAGCATCGGAATTCGCTCCGAAATCAGGATCggcttcgaaacggagtcgATTTCGTCATTTTCATAAGAATAgacgtttgggtccaatggtGCTAAGTATTGATAGccacaaacaatcaaaatttacttgtaaacgatcctgaacattcccggactgatttcgcttatGAAACTTCttaattcaagaactgattctcatttcggagctaattccatatctggagtcaatcctgattccgttaccgggGCAAACTGTGATTCGTAGATtcccgattctgattccggattcgacttcggaatcggctcgggAATTGACTCCGGAATTAGCtacggaatcggctccggaattgattccaaacccggaatcggaatctggtaggtccgattccgagctcccacccaCTACTACCCTCCTCGTACCTATACGTGGCGGTCCAGTTGAACACGTCCGGATACTTCACGTGCTGCGTGTGGTACGGGCACTCGAGGAAGTACATCATGTAGATCTGGTACGGCGACCGCGGCACCGACGGCGGTATGTAGTGGTCCTTGTACAGCACCAGATCGGCCGTCGAGGCCTTTTCCCGCTGCGCCGTAATGCTGCAGGTGGAAACGGGACACTTGGAGCTGAGAAACACGTCCCGCCCGGCTTTCACGTTCCACGGGCTGAGCCCGTTGTACAGCAggatcgttttcagcttgCCCTTCCGCTTGATTGTCTCGTAGTTGGGCGGCACGaacatcagctggttgctgaTGCGGTCGCCCCGCGCCGTCTCGCTCGGCAGCAGCCGGGCCAGCCGCTTGTTCGTTTTGCGGTTGCGCCTCGCCGGCTTCGGGTACCGCATGCCCTGGGAGAAGTACCACGGCAGATCGCTCGCGGTCAGCGCCTCGCCCTTTGCCAGCTCGCCCGACCGCGCCCGGCCGTAGTCGAGCGGGTCGTCGTTGTTTCCGCGATCCCGGCCCGGTCCGTGCTGGTCGGCCACCTCCGCCAGCTCCACGGTGGTGACGGAAGGCTAGCAATGAGAGAATAAGAGAGTTGTAAAATGTGTTGTTACTCGTTACCGGGACAGATTAGAAGGTCAGCCGATACAAGCCGATGAAATCGCAGCACAGCATGTTGCGCGATGACCGGATTAATTATACACGAAACGGATGTACACCGCCCCAGCGGCTTATCTGCGATGGTGCAGCTGTTTAGCTGTGTGTAAAGCAATTGGcgcgagggggagggggggtacTGTACCTCGTGCCGGACGTTCGCCTCCTCTAGCTGGTATTCATCTCTCGCGTATAGCACATGTGGCGATTTGGTACTCCAATCTTTATccctacaacaaaaaagcgacacAATTGAATTGCAGAATATGAATGACGCTGTTAACCACGTTGCAGTGAATTCATCACTGCGTCACTACAGCACTTACCTTAAATTAAACACTAATAATATCAGTACGgcgaaacataaaacaagaaagaaacacTTTTTAGGCGACACCTTCGAAAGTCTCATCATAGACACATGTCCGGCCTAGTTTTAGCTTAGTTTTAGCACACGGTTGGCCCGCTTGTGGCCCCGGTTTGACTTGGGATGGTTGTTTTCGTGTTTTATCCTGCCGCCTCCCAAATTGGAGATGACTGGGTGGATCCTGCTAGAGGGATTACAATCGGTAGGATGGTTCCAAAGCCATGGCGTGCCTGTAACGAGGTAACTTCAAGCTCCACAGGACGCTCCCACTACGCGTCGCCAGGAACGTCTACGCACGATGATCACGCTGTTCCATACTTGCTCTAACACTCCAAAAAACGGGGTATGCTAGATTATCACTGTTCGTTCCTGCGGTTGATTCTATCGTTGCTGTCACATTCGGACACGCGGGTTGCTTTGGGTTCTGTCCGCGCCAGGGGCGGATATCTGTGTTCACCAGTGCACTCTGCTCCGAATAGAGGGCGTACTGCATAAACTAattttcacatacacacacacgcacacacacgcacacgcactttCGTGGTGTGCACACCACGCTGATATGGCCGCAATGTTCACGTTTAATGTTCCGTAATGTTTCGAATTATGATGTGACGGCCGATTGTCTGCCCAAAAATCGACTCAATTATTGTTGTTCACTtccgagttttttttttttgctttgcttgttTTCCACCAATCCCAGCCACCTGCGACCACGTTTTCTGCCGCGGAGTTTGTGCTGCTGTACAATCTAGTAGGCCCTCATCAGCACCGTTTACCGAAAGGGGCGGCTTAGTAGGCAACTGGGGAGCATCACCAAAAACCTATCTAAAACTGCATCTCGTTCAGTTTTTCCCCCATTGCCGTGTGTGGTTCTGGGTTTGCGTTTGCAAGAGCATCGCCACCAAAGGGGGTTGATTAAAattgttgtgcttttttgcgtaattttcgatccagcagcagcagcacctagTGAAttaacgcgtgtgtgtgttcaatgAACGTGCTCGGGGAGGTCTGGTAAGTTTGTTTTAGAGCACAATTTCTATGGCAATTCGACGCAGTGTGTTAATGTGGTCGATTATTTCACGGTTGTGCGATTGTGCCACCAGTGCGCGTTTCGAATGCTCGGGCGATTATCGGCCAGAGGCTTAGCTTTATTTCGCCATTAGGATACGGTACCTCAGTCTGAAACGATTTCATAATTTTGGTTTTATATCGGCCTCTCCCTGCTCCGCTGCGCTTCACCAAAGGACTCTGCTCGTCCTGGGCTCTCCCTGTCGTTGAATGCAAAAGGTGGATTTGGGTGTCGAATTTACGGACactacgacacacacacacgcacacccctGGAATTGTGAATGTTTCTTATTCGGACGATAGTGGCCACTTGTTTCGTGCCCTGGAAATCTTCGCCCCTGAATCCTGAATCCTGTACCAACCAACCACGACCACCGTACGTACTAAACCCGTGGGCACAAGGGATACATTTCGTTCGACTACTGTAGCTCCGAAACCGCGGAGACAACAACCGTCCGCGACCCAAAACGGATGACAACCACTATTCTCTCTCGcagtttctctctctcttttggtCGGTCTCTCATTTAAGTtgagtttattattttcctgAATTTTCCAACGCAAGGGTGAAAATGGACCAGTACACGTTATCCTTGCCACTGTCAttaccaatacacacacacacacatagaggcAAACGTACGTAAAGGcgtacgagtgtgtgtgtgtgtgtgtgtgtgcgcgcaagGCAAAAAAATCGCCAACTCTGTATCCTAGCGATGTTCAAATACCACTCcccatgtgtgtgttgttctcGGCTACGGCAACAATTAAATCGTTCCGataagggag encodes the following:
- the LOC1273861 gene encoding probable DNA mismatch repair protein Msh6 encodes the protein MSKSKEKFPSSPNTLHNYFARSPASTKKPPGANPSTPTSALAAGPKAISSASSPQANSGTPKSSKAAVKKEIESAGKEKRPAVVKPDADEGDDEPIGTQKKRRRILLLDDTSDNEEEDAGGRNNENKPNNNNNQEGYDEQTGTKRFALLSTFERPLETADTSERQAGKGEKPLGGTDEGPVQKKIKLEALAEPHDEDPGAVLDEPTVWTHQKLDFLKPNKIKDIHGNRPGSEKYDNRTLFVPDSYLNTLTPAMRQWWILKSKNFDCVLFFKVGKFYELYHMDAEVGVTELGFSFMKGEFAHSGFPEAAYDRMSTTLVEKGYKVARVEQTETPDMMQERCKVERTTSKYDKVVRREICQITVMGTEVFGQQVTITANHQPRYMLAITESGRQGTAGCRYGVCFIDTSIGLFHLGEFEDDNQQSRLLTFLSHYPPVLVLHERATPSEGMQRIFKTLLANVKREALTAGTQLWTGEKTLKYLAETVYGGSSSEGSKWPATLRTMLDETDSLGLTPKESYQLALKALGGCVWYLQRCLLDQQVLSLATFEEYVPLDEHRETTETIAKRIDDAARAKRFMVLDSITLNNLKIVGSEGSLVDRMDHCCSKFGKRLLYNWVCAPSCIKEEILQRQEAVTELIENVDLLQDVRQILGQLPDMERHLAQIHGFGLALRDHPARRAILYEEHVYGKKKMRDFIATLKGFQSLLPLPQMFASVHSQLLVRLTQKANSNPAGAFPSMEKQIEFFESSFDHEKALKSGSIVPEKGLDTEYDTIEQEIKDLNAELEAYLAEQSKFFGCTVKYFGNDKKRFQLEVPEGRAKKATGDYTLEGTKTGKNATKRFHTEETRRFLKQMMLLEDRRKSVLKDLARRIFERFSRDYDMWKGCIELVATLDVLTSLAEYARTEGLSCVPVLLSKDETIGGKSFIEIEEGIHPCLSSEAAENFIPNGTAIGGDGKANLVLLTGPNMGGKSTLMRQVGLLAVLSQIGSRLPAEACRMTLIDRIFTRLGASDDIMAGHSTFLVELNETSAILKHATADSLVLLDELGRGTATYDGTAVAGAVVHFLADLKCRTMFSTHYHNLVDSFHEDPRIALGHMACMVENEEGDDPTQETVTFLYRYTDGACPKSYGFNAAKLAGMPTAIIKRAYELSKTVEKEALKRKILMKLLKQAPQNEIKDLVVKLKSFQF
- the LOC1273862 gene encoding glycoprotein 3-alpha-L-fucosyltransferase A, with translation MMRLSKVSPKKCFFLVLCFAVLILLVFNLRDKDWSTKSPHVLYARDEYQLEEANVRHEPSVTTVELAEVADQHGPGRDRGNNDDPLDYGRARSGELAKGEALTASDLPWYFSQGMRYPKPARRNRKTNKRLARLLPSETARGDRISNQLMFVPPNYETIKRKGKLKTILLYNGLSPWNVKAGRDVFLSSKCPVSTCSITAQREKASTADLVLYKDHYIPPSVPRSPYQIYMMYFLECPYHTQHVKYPDVFNWTATYRKDSDIVAPYEKWEYFDPRIRQVEQDRNYALNKTRKVAWFVSNCGARNGRLQYAHELQKYIQVDIYGACGTFKCSRSTAERCFEILDRDYKFYLAFENSNCKDYITEKFFVNALTRNVLPIVMGARPEDYEASSPQKSYIHVDEFGSPKELAEYLHLLDRNDELYNSYFKWKGTGEFINTYYWCRVCAMLHDEASFRRPKSYDDINEWWRGPGVCTNGSWRNFRARNPEKPLVADSR